One genomic segment of Mangifera indica cultivar Alphonso chromosome 6, CATAS_Mindica_2.1, whole genome shotgun sequence includes these proteins:
- the LOC123218928 gene encoding uncharacterized protein LOC123218928, protein MHQPQLQSRLNLAELKAWLVKRLGSDRSKLYFFYLNKFLCLKLSKVEFNKLCLRVVGRENVKLHNQLIRSILKNACNAKVPPSGSTEDGDGLGFTSDGCQQNGNVLLPSPLGAQSGISVGSDGKVEFSLQSTITGNNVVSEKGDLGSLEILKPLQHHQVVSNKTNNEDEIVLCHPAKEQVSADGLPSVDSNEQSEVLVGDGIELSARSSIQAPLGIPLCSFSVGGARQASHPASSGTCFSSYESGGLLDTETLKEHMQQIAAAEGLEGISVDCANLLNLGLDIYLKRLIRSSIELVRGRCGHDLMVKNISKYHNHTKRNGVFLGYNFHMQSNSRPLEEMHECRHNLLTSLQDFKLAMWLKPQQLGEDWPLILEKICTRLLEE, encoded by the coding sequence ATGCATCAGCCTCAGCTGCAGTCGCGGCTCAATCTTGCTGAGCTGAAAGCTTGGTTAGTAAAGAGACTTGGATCAGATAGGTCgaagttgtattttttttatttgaataagtttttgtGTTTGAAGCTAAGTAAAGTTGAGTTCAACAAGCTCTGTTTGAGGGTTGTTGGGAGAGAGAATGTTAAGCTTCATAATCAATTAATAcgttcaattttgaaaaatgctTGTAATGCAAAAGTTCCACCTTCTGGATCAACTGAAGATGGTGATGGTCTTGGATTTACCAGTGATGGATGTCAACAAAACGGGAATGTTTTGTTGCCTTCTCCTTTGGGGGCACAATCAGGAATCTCTGTTGGGTCTGATGGGAAGGTAGAATTTTCTCTGCAATCAACAATTACAGGTAATAATGTAGTCTCAGAAAAGGGAGATTTGGGTTCCCTCGAAATACTGAAGCCGTTGCAGCATCATCAAGTTGTCTCCAACAAAACGAACAATGAAGACGAAATTGTGCTTTGTCACCCTGCCAAAGAACAAGTATCTGCAGATGGTTTACCATCTGTAGATAGCAATGAACAAAGTGAAGTATTAGTTGGAGATGGAATAGAGTTATCTGCTAGAAGTTCAATTCAAGCGCCACTTGGAATACCACTTTGCTCATTTAGTGTGGGTGGAGCCCGCCAGGCATCACATCCAGCAAGCAGTGGTACATGCTTTAGCTCCTATGAAAGTGGTGGACTGCTTGACACTGAGACACTGAAGGAACACATGCAACAGATTGCTGCAGCAGAAGGCCTTGAAGGCATATCGGTGGACTGTGCTAATTTGTTGAACCTTGGGTTGGACATATACCTGAAGAGGTTGATCAGATCTTCCATTGAATTGGTACGAGGAAGATGTGGACATGACTTGATGGTAAAAAATATCAGCAAGTACCATAATCACACAAAGCGTAATGGTGTCTTCCTGGGTTATAACTTTCACATGCAAAGTAACAGTAGACCTTTGGAAGAAATGCATGAATGTAGACATAATCTCCTGACATCTTTGCAAGATTTCAAGCTTGCCATGTGGCTGAAACCACAGCAGCTTGGGGAGGACTGGCCATTGATCCTTGAGAAGATTTGTACACGCTTGCTTGAAGAATAA